The Reichenbachiella carrageenanivorans region CATGCACCTTAGTCACAAACTCTGCAATGCCCATCAAACCTGGCATGGGGCCGAATGGCTCCCCTTGAAAATCCATGTCTAAGCCTGCCAGAATCACTCGCTTGCCTTTATTGGCTAGGATACGGGCTACTTTTACGAGCTCCTTATCAAAAAACTGTGCTTCATCTATGCCCACCACATCACTATCTCCTGAGAGGAGCAAAATATCGTTAGCAAACTGGACTGGAGTAGAGCGAATCGAAGTCTCATTATGTGATACTACATCTGTATCGTGATAGCGCGTATCTATGGCGGGTTTGAATATTTCTACTTTTTGTTTGGCAATCAGTGCTCGATTGAGCCTACGAATGAGCTCTTCTGTTTTGCCTGAAAACATAGAGCCACAGACCACCTCGATCCATCCTGCACTTCTGCGATCTGCTCTAAAACTATCAATTCGTGGCTCTACAAACATTCGATTCAGTCAGAATATTGGATATGATTAAACTTATTTTCTGGAGCCACTCTCACCACTACATCTCCTGAGACTTGACATTGGCAAGATAGTCTTTCGTTGCTTTGCAATCGGTTCATCCCACGGAATTTCAATTCTGCTGGAGATACTTCCGAGAAATTTTCCATCCCTTCTAGCACTTGGACTTTACAGGTAGTACATCTACCTTTTCCTCCACAAGCATGCATCCAATCGATATAATTTTCGTGTATTATATCTAAAAGATTTTTATTTTCGTTTTTGATGAAAATCTCCTTGTTGTGAAGGTTTTGTATAACGATTTTCGGCATATTCTTTAACTTAGCAAAAGAAGCAAATATTATGCACGGTAGCAAATTAAATCAAGAAGCCACAATCACCTACAGCCAGTCTTATTCAGCCAAAATTATCTCAGCATTTTTTAGCCAAAACGACGGAATTACAGGTCAGCAAATTATCTCTCTCTCCCCTGTAAAGCAGGTCAACTTCTTTGTATTGAAAGAATTGTTTGATGAGTGGCAGGGCGAAATACAGAAGTTCAAAAGTCCCTATT contains the following coding sequences:
- a CDS encoding thymidine kinase, producing MFVEPRIDSFRADRRSAGWIEVVCGSMFSGKTEELIRRLNRALIAKQKVEIFKPAIDTRYHDTDVVSHNETSIRSTPVQFANDILLLSGDSDVVGIDEAQFFDKELVKVARILANKGKRVILAGLDMDFQGEPFGPMPGLMGIAEFVTKVHAICMKCGGVASYSYRLTTSDKKVLLGEQEAYEARCRHCFYEDFKGDHAG
- a CDS encoding (2Fe-2S)-binding protein, encoding MPKIVIQNLHNKEIFIKNENKNLLDIIHENYIDWMHACGGKGRCTTCKVQVLEGMENFSEVSPAELKFRGMNRLQSNERLSCQCQVSGDVVVRVAPENKFNHIQYSD